The region CGGCAAATCGTATAATTGCCATTACAGATAAAAAACGAGGTGCTCTTAAAATATTAGCCGATAAAGAGGGCTATAAAACCTATGTCGTTCCGGATAATGTTGGAGGAAGATATTCCGTTTTAACGCCGGTTGGACTTTTACCTATTGCGGTAGCAGGCTACGATATTAAAAAGCTCGTTGCTGGAGCCAGAGAAATGGAGGCTTTTCTGAAATCCAATACGGAAATAGAAACTAATTCCGCAATGCTTTATGCCGCTACTCGTAATGCATTATATAAAGAGGGGAAAACCATCGAAATAATGGTGAATTACGAACCCCGTTTATATTTTTTAAGTGAATGGTGGAAACAGCTTTATGGTGAAAGCGAAGGCAAAGAAGGAAAAGGGATTTTTCCCGCAGCAGTGAGCAATACAACAGATCTTCACTCTATGGGACAATATATTCAAGATGGTAAACGTAGCTTATTTGAAACCGTTTTGTCAATCGAAAATAGTCGTAAAACATTAGCCATTCCTAACGATAAAGAAAACCTTGACGGTTTGAATTATCTCTGTAATAAAAGCATAACAGAAGTAAACCAAGGTGCAGAAGAAGCAACACGACAAGCTCATACAGATGGCGATGTGCCAAATCTTCGGATTTCGATTCCGGAAATCAATGAAGAAAACCTTGGACAGCTACTTTACTTTTATGAATTTGCTTGTGGTTTAAGTGGATATACTCTTGGCATTAATCCATTCGATCAACCTGGAGTTGAAGCTTATAAAAGAAATATGTTTACTATTTTAGGAAAGTCGGGTTATTAGATTACGGATACCCTTATTTTTGTAATTTACTTATATTAAGTAATTTGAATGTGATTTTAAGCCTGTATAAAGGCTTAAAATCACATTTTTTTTGGATAGAGTTTTCCAAGTTATGCTGTTAGTAAGTATCGCTATACCGAATTCTCAAAATTTGATTTTTAGCTAAGTTTGTTTCTGTTGAGGTAAAATTTGGCAAAATGCTAAATTTCAAACTAAAATTATACAAATGAAACGACTAGTATTGCTATCAATTTTAAATCTCTTTTTATTATCGAATAATAATGCACAAGAAGTTATAACAACAGCCGGAGATTATTATTTAGCTCCCTCAGGCTCTTTAAGCTGGACATTTGGTGAAACGATA is a window of Bacteroidales bacterium DNA encoding:
- a CDS encoding glucose-6-phosphate isomerase gives rise to the protein MINIRLSVDAAKSFVSSAQINAFQGKVSDAQKALIEKTAAGNEFLGWVDLPSSIEDSFLDDIIAQAKTIAQKAEVYVIIGIGGSYLGARAVIEALQHHFSLMMPGKYPQIIYAGQNISEDYLSDLMEILDKKDYAVSVISKSGTTTEPALAFRLIKNHLEKKYGKAEAANRIIAITDKKRGALKILADKEGYKTYVVPDNVGGRYSVLTPVGLLPIAVAGYDIKKLVAGAREMEAFLKSNTEIETNSAMLYAATRNALYKEGKTIEIMVNYEPRLYFLSEWWKQLYGESEGKEGKGIFPAAVSNTTDLHSMGQYIQDGKRSLFETVLSIENSRKTLAIPNDKENLDGLNYLCNKSITEVNQGAEEATRQAHTDGDVPNLRISIPEINEENLGQLLYFYEFACGLSGYTLGINPFDQPGVEAYKRNMFTILGKSGY